The Peromyscus maniculatus bairdii isolate BWxNUB_F1_BW_parent chromosome 6, HU_Pman_BW_mat_3.1, whole genome shotgun sequence genome has a segment encoding these proteins:
- the S1pr1 gene encoding sphingosine 1-phosphate receptor 1 — protein MVSTSVPVVKALRSSVSDYGNYDIIVRHYNYTGKLNIGVEKDHGIKLTSVVFILICCFIILENIFVLLTIWKTKKFHRPMYYFIGNLALSDLLAGVAYTANLLLSGATTYKLTPAQWFLREGSMFVALSASVFSLLAIAIERYITMLKMKLHNGSNSSRSFLLISACWVISLILGGLPIMGWNCISSLSSCSTVLPLYHKHYILFCTTVFTLLLLSIVILYCRIYSLVRTRSRRLTFRKNISKASRSSEKSLALLKTVIIVLSVFIACWAPLFILLLLDVGCKAKTCNILYKAEYFLVLAVLNSGTNPIIYTLTNKEMRRAFIRIISCCKCPNGDSTGKFKRPIIPGMEFSRSKSDNSSHPQKDDGDNPETIMSSGNVNSSS, from the coding sequence ATGGTGTCCACCAGCGTCCCGGTGGTTAAGGCCCTCCGCAGCTCAGTCTCCGACTATGGCAACTATGATATCATAGTCCGGCATTACAACTACACAGGCAAGTTGAACATCGGGGTGGAGAAGGACCATGGCATTAAGCTGACTTCAGTGGTCTTCATTCTCATCTGCTGCTTCATCATCCTAGAGAATATATTTGTCTTGCTAACTATCTGGAAAACCAAGAAGTTCCATCGGCCCATGTACTATTTCATCGGCAACCTGGCCCTCTCGGACCTGTTAGCAGGAGTGGCTTACACAGCTAACCTGCTGTTGTCTGGGGCCACCACCTACAAGCTCACCCCCGCCCAGTGGTTTCTGCGGGAAGGGAGTATGTTTGTGGCGCTGTCTGCCTCGGTGTTCAGCCTCCTTGCCATTGCCATCGAGCGCTACATCACCATGCTGAAGATGAAACTACACAACGGGAGCAACAGCTCGCGCTCTTTCCTGCTGATCAGCGCCTGCTGGGTCATCTCCCTTATCCTGGGGGGCCTGCCCATCATGGGTTGGAACTGTATCAGCTCGCTGTCCAGCTGCTCCACCGTGCTCCCGCTCTACCACAAGCACTATATTCTCTTCTGTACCACGGTCTTCACTCTGCTCCTGCTCTCCATCGTCATCCTCTACTGCAGGATCTACTCCTTGGTCAGGACTCGAAGCCGCCGCCTGACCTTCCGGAAGAACATTTCCAAGGCCAGCCGCAGTTCTGAGAAGTCGCTGGCCTTACTGAAGACCGTGATCATTGTCCTGAGTGTCTTCATTGCCTGCTGGGCCCCTCTCTTCATCCTCCTGTTGTTGGATGTGGGCTGCAAGGCGAAGACCTGCAACATCCTGTACAAAGCAGAGTACTTCCTGGTTCTGGCTGTGCTGAACTCAGGTACCAACCCCATCATTTACACTCTGACCAACAAGGAGATGCGCAGGGCCTTCATCCGGATCATATCCTGCTGCAAATGCCCCAACGGAGACTCCACTGGCAAATTCAAGCGGCCCATCATCCCAGGCATGGAATTTAGCCGCAGCAAATCAGAcaactcctcccacccccagaaaGACGATGGGGACAACCCAGAGACCATTATGTCTTCTGGAAATGTCAACTCTTCCTCTTAA